A window from Cryobacterium sp. SO1 encodes these proteins:
- the cls gene encoding cardiolipin synthase, protein MVDFQLGAWLLVALHALLVLIATVYVSANRRPSAAIAWVLAIIFIPFLGVLLFLLVGVGRLPKARREKQREVNELILARTEGLDQVSHRDEWPAWLGSAVRLNRNLGALPMVGGNRVELLPDYEDSIMRMVQAVDEATEFVHVQFYILVLDSVTQPFFDALARAVQRGVKVKVLSDYLACLMLPRRKETLAALADMGAEWHALLPLRFWKGQWRRPDMRNHRKLLVVDARLGFSGSQNMIDATYLKPGNLKRGLRWHELMMRIEGPAVRELNAVFLADWYSETDQILPFDTSPIVLDPAPDLLDAQVLPSGPSFENDNNLKLYAMLIQKAERRVSITSPYFVPEESTMLAIVTAASRGVEVELFASHIGDQALVYHAQRSYYEELLRAGVSIYLYAEPTVLHAKHFTIDDDVSVVGSSNMDIRSFSLNMEVSVLVHGADFVRRMREVQDGYRANSSKVELADWLDRPAGAKVFDNLARLTSSLQ, encoded by the coding sequence ATGGTGGATTTTCAGCTCGGTGCCTGGCTGCTCGTGGCGCTGCATGCCCTGCTGGTGCTCATCGCCACCGTGTATGTGTCCGCCAACCGGCGGCCATCCGCGGCCATTGCCTGGGTGCTGGCGATCATTTTCATCCCGTTCCTCGGTGTGTTGCTCTTCCTGTTGGTGGGCGTCGGGCGGCTGCCGAAGGCTCGCCGCGAGAAACAGCGCGAGGTGAACGAGCTGATCCTGGCCCGCACCGAGGGCCTGGACCAGGTCAGCCACCGCGACGAGTGGCCGGCCTGGCTCGGCTCGGCGGTACGGCTGAACCGCAACCTCGGCGCGCTGCCGATGGTGGGCGGCAACCGGGTGGAGCTGCTGCCGGACTACGAGGATTCCATCATGCGGATGGTTCAGGCCGTTGACGAGGCCACCGAGTTTGTGCACGTGCAGTTCTACATCCTGGTGCTCGACAGTGTCACCCAGCCCTTCTTCGACGCCCTCGCCCGAGCGGTCCAACGCGGCGTGAAGGTCAAGGTGCTCTCCGACTACCTTGCCTGCCTGATGCTGCCGCGCCGGAAGGAGACCCTGGCGGCGCTGGCTGACATGGGCGCCGAGTGGCATGCGCTGCTGCCCCTGCGGTTCTGGAAGGGCCAGTGGCGCCGGCCGGACATGCGCAACCACCGCAAGCTTCTCGTCGTCGACGCGCGGCTGGGTTTCAGCGGCTCGCAGAACATGATCGACGCCACCTACCTCAAGCCCGGCAACCTCAAGCGCGGACTGCGCTGGCACGAGTTGATGATGCGCATCGAAGGTCCGGCGGTTCGCGAGCTGAACGCCGTGTTCCTGGCCGACTGGTACAGCGAAACCGACCAGATCCTGCCCTTCGACACCTCGCCGATCGTGCTCGATCCGGCGCCGGACCTGCTCGACGCCCAGGTGCTGCCGAGCGGGCCGAGCTTCGAGAACGACAACAACCTCAAGCTCTACGCCATGCTCATCCAGAAGGCCGAGCGCCGGGTCAGCATCACCAGCCCCTACTTCGTGCCGGAGGAATCGACGATGCTGGCCATCGTCACGGCAGCGTCGCGCGGTGTGGAGGTGGAGCTGTTCGCCTCCCACATCGGTGACCAAGCGCTCGTCTACCACGCGCAACGGTCCTACTACGAGGAGTTGCTGCGGGCCGGAGTGTCGATCTACCTCTATGCCGAGCCCACGGTCCTGCACGCGAAGCACTTCACCATCGATGATGACGTGTCGGTGGTGGGGTCGAGCAATATGGACATCCGCTCGTTCAGCCTGAACATGGAGGTGTCGGTGTTGGTGCACGGGGCCGATTTCGTGCGGCGGATGCGCGAGGTACAGGACGGATACCGGGCCAACAGCAGCAAGGTCGAACTGGCCGACTGGCTTGACCGGCCCGCCGGCGCCAAGGTGTTCGACAACCTCGCCCGGCTGACCTCGTCTCTGCAGTAG
- a CDS encoding DarT ssDNA thymidine ADP-ribosyltransferase family protein encodes MNEECIHGLDGELCALCFPPAAPVAPTVPAARAPRASRARTPEAPTALRTIVAPITTGTAKTKRQDDNVGEQRIYHLTHIRNLPGILATGRLLADSSDDWADRPVVDISSSANRGARRDARVAGADSLAVADHVPFFLSPNALVWENIRAQSLDPRLSDDAHDAAAFDFVILVSTVKKVLDAQATTAAGPSASHFAVTDGDAAFAATRFGATAAAADRMLRLLRADLDSDTILKAELLVPGEVPFGLITLIGVANDRVRDAVKPILAAASHKPKVAVYPPWFHPTDED; translated from the coding sequence GTGAACGAGGAATGCATCCACGGACTGGACGGGGAGCTGTGCGCCCTGTGTTTCCCACCCGCCGCCCCCGTCGCACCGACCGTGCCCGCCGCCCGTGCCCCGCGTGCCAGCCGAGCACGCACCCCCGAGGCGCCGACGGCGCTGCGCACCATCGTCGCCCCGATCACCACGGGCACCGCCAAGACCAAGCGCCAGGACGACAACGTCGGCGAGCAGCGCATCTACCACCTCACCCACATCCGCAACCTGCCCGGCATCCTGGCCACCGGCCGGCTGCTGGCTGACAGCAGCGACGACTGGGCCGACCGTCCCGTCGTCGACATCTCGTCATCCGCGAACCGTGGCGCTCGCCGTGACGCCCGCGTCGCCGGCGCCGACAGCCTCGCCGTCGCCGACCACGTGCCGTTCTTCCTCTCGCCCAACGCCCTGGTCTGGGAGAACATCCGCGCGCAGTCGCTCGACCCACGCCTCTCCGACGACGCCCACGACGCCGCCGCGTTCGACTTCGTGATCCTGGTCTCCACCGTCAAGAAGGTGCTCGACGCGCAGGCGACCACCGCGGCCGGCCCGTCGGCCAGCCACTTCGCCGTGACCGATGGCGACGCCGCTTTCGCCGCCACCCGGTTCGGTGCCACGGCCGCCGCGGCCGACCGGATGCTGCGTCTGCTCCGCGCCGACCTCGATTCCGACACCATCCTCAAGGCCGAGCTGCTCGTGCCCGGCGAGGTGCCGTTCGGCCTGATCACCCTGATCGGCGTCGCCAACGACCGGGTGCGGGATGCGGTCAAGCCGATCCTCGCGGCCGCCAGCCACAAGCCCAAGGTCGCCGTCTACCCGCCGTGGTTCCACCCGACCGACGAGGACTGA
- a CDS encoding MOSC domain-containing protein, giving the protein MSEQQTGTIAAVSRDDKHRFSKPVVAGIRLVAGHGVEGDSHAGATTQHRYLIRTDPARANLTQVHLLRSELLTELAAEGFEVSPGQLGENITTTGIDLLALPLGTRLHLGAEAVVEVTGMRDPCSMIDKFQSGLKGALKHTDAAGRIVRKAGIMGIVLVSGEVAPGDELRVELPAGAHQPLGVV; this is encoded by the coding sequence ATGAGCGAGCAGCAGACAGGCACGATTGCGGCCGTGAGCCGGGACGACAAGCACCGGTTCAGCAAACCGGTCGTGGCCGGCATCCGCCTGGTGGCCGGGCACGGCGTCGAGGGCGACTCCCACGCCGGGGCCACCACCCAGCACCGTTACCTGATCCGCACCGATCCGGCCAGGGCCAATCTCACCCAGGTGCACCTGCTGCGCTCTGAGCTGCTGACCGAGCTCGCAGCCGAGGGGTTCGAGGTCTCCCCCGGTCAGCTCGGAGAGAACATCACGACCACCGGCATCGACCTGCTGGCACTGCCGCTCGGCACCCGGCTGCACCTCGGCGCCGAGGCCGTTGTCGAGGTCACCGGCATGCGGGACCCCTGCTCGATGATCGACAAGTTCCAGTCCGGCCTCAAGGGCGCGCTCAAGCACACGGATGCGGCGGGCCGGATCGTGCGGAAGGCCGGCATCATGGGCATCGTGCTGGTCAGCGGCGAGGTGGCCCCGGGTGACGAGCTGCGGGTCGAGCTCCCGGCCGGTGCGCACCAGCCCCTGGGCGTCGTGTAA
- a CDS encoding DUF4097 family beta strand repeat-containing protein: MTDASAPPPSPLSPASPASPAGKRPTPPWRILLYILIPIVGLLLLITAFAFGLWGRSGSVDRSADLAPGTSLSVDMRNAEIVLQASTDDQVRVRLTGSYFGNEPTLSARTEGGVTEVRGGCRPQFFSRCSVTVTVQLPRALPVTAVGENGRITASGLTGRVTLSTTNGVIETVGTVGRVDLQTTNGDIRVTEAVSKTVAASTTNGSVTLEFVDAPEVVNAGSTNGQITVRVPVDGVTYRVTAQTTNGSVTDDSVSSESTSRRAITAQTTNGSITIEATR, from the coding sequence ATGACCGATGCCTCAGCACCGCCGCCGTCCCCGCTGTCACCGGCGTCACCGGCGTCACCGGCAGGGAAGCGCCCGACTCCGCCGTGGCGCATCCTGCTGTACATTCTCATCCCGATCGTCGGGCTGCTCCTGCTCATCACGGCGTTCGCGTTCGGGTTGTGGGGACGGAGCGGTTCGGTGGATCGAAGCGCGGACCTCGCGCCAGGCACCAGCCTGAGCGTGGACATGCGAAACGCCGAGATCGTATTGCAGGCGAGCACCGACGACCAGGTGCGCGTGCGCCTGACCGGGTCCTACTTCGGCAACGAGCCCACCCTCTCGGCTCGCACCGAGGGCGGCGTCACCGAGGTGCGCGGCGGTTGCCGGCCCCAGTTCTTCTCCCGCTGCTCCGTCACCGTCACCGTGCAACTGCCCCGGGCGCTGCCGGTCACCGCGGTCGGCGAGAACGGCCGCATCACCGCATCCGGACTCACCGGCCGGGTCACCCTGAGCACGACCAACGGCGTCATCGAGACCGTCGGCACGGTGGGACGGGTGGACCTGCAGACCACCAACGGTGATATCCGGGTGACCGAGGCCGTCTCCAAGACCGTGGCCGCCTCGACCACGAACGGGTCCGTCACCCTGGAGTTCGTGGATGCGCCGGAGGTGGTCAACGCCGGCAGCACCAACGGGCAGATCACCGTGCGGGTGCCCGTCGACGGGGTGACCTACCGGGTCACCGCGCAGACCACCAACGGCTCCGTGACCGACGACAGCGTCTCCTCAGAAAGCACCTCGCGCCGTGCCATCACCGCGCAGACCACCAACGGCTCCATCACCATCGAGGCCACAAGGTAG
- a CDS encoding GAP family protein: MNEWGQLLPLALTIALSPLPLAGLLLMLLAPDGFKAAAGFSIGWFVGVMFSATLLALLSSLLPHDRSAGSRALQVVLPLVLGIVLIVLGLVQWHDRPQRGVEVPLPRWLNALDRLTPARATIIGVGYAAFRPKNLVMAAAAGVVILGSNTDPTGILISVAVFTALASITMLGPVFAYAFGGPAVRARLVRLRGWLVHNMSLITVITVLLLGVFLVLAGLAQLAGQLLR, translated from the coding sequence GTGAATGAGTGGGGCCAGCTGTTGCCACTGGCCTTGACCATCGCGCTCAGCCCGCTGCCGCTGGCTGGGCTGCTGCTGATGCTGCTCGCGCCCGACGGGTTCAAGGCTGCCGCGGGGTTCAGCATCGGCTGGTTCGTGGGGGTGATGTTCTCGGCGACGCTGCTTGCGCTGCTGTCGTCGCTGTTGCCGCACGACAGGTCGGCCGGCAGCCGCGCGCTGCAGGTGGTGCTACCGCTGGTGCTCGGCATCGTCCTGATCGTGCTGGGCCTGGTGCAATGGCACGACCGGCCGCAGCGAGGAGTCGAGGTGCCGCTGCCGCGCTGGCTGAACGCCCTTGACCGGCTGACGCCGGCGCGCGCGACCATCATCGGGGTCGGCTACGCAGCCTTCAGGCCGAAGAACCTGGTGATGGCCGCCGCGGCCGGGGTGGTGATCCTGGGCTCGAACACCGACCCCACCGGCATTCTGATCTCGGTGGCGGTCTTCACCGCGCTGGCCTCGATCACCATGCTCGGCCCGGTGTTCGCCTACGCGTTCGGCGGCCCAGCGGTGAGGGCGCGGTTGGTGCGACTGCGCGGCTGGTTGGTGCACAACATGTCACTGATCACTGTCATCACGGTGCTGCTGCTCGGCGTGTTCCTGGTGCTGGCCGGTCTCGCCCAGCTGGCCGGCCAACTTCTGCGCTGA